A region from the Nymphalis io chromosome 9, ilAglIoxx1.1, whole genome shotgun sequence genome encodes:
- the LOC126770736 gene encoding transmembrane protein 94 isoform X2 → MDENSKQNLGYSTKTALIKLRDDIRTVIEEHKQKNRMGFGIVRNIISFSSEKVLLSGIAYTVTIINIICLILTYLFGETLLAEGYLLWEALFLFILLAINFLIAFNEEYIYNNEIPHRVKKVLETLDEAIEKCLWRENHYPHLCAPFSPCVILQWTYRDGVVVNLPWALLVEGDTVVLRPGQEAPGHCKGLQPDDPELFFGQIFLSGSQAKDHFSMPRVRAPHLNKAYKMCETPFLKNLKLALEQASTRPVTVFEKQRYLCTVKILEGIVLPLVILLMVVTSLIRYLYHLPGVTHWTEVYFLQIIAASLPLLQIVFPIAWVTLNCYGLARFKLLSETGQKYIRPKSCSISEDASDPLIQALSESNLKPQALRTLGKTFWNILIGREDMVTRTANIVHVLGSLSALCCVDKKGILSWPNPTAEKVFFLRNSSPLSHNSSKTSLNGSMGHQSQTNLNQDGDVKQNPEPSTIVEVLDLTHDQNAPFRVEFDEQRWRTHLARLKPLGLAALLNTCARAPRHTYAHFCAHLTCEAHHSEDLVPVTNRRCLCELAKQIGFTDAVAESYDVQECLAVFRHLQADTIRRETRFVRSLHLSTRVKVPLPHMLAVIVKDQSNQLQMLTQGTADIILDSCVDYWNGRDLTPISPSDRKKIIDFYQRNSLTAYCTAFAYKPLTRGVSPALARQYLELPADSRALFAHAQRASAPHWADAAALHFHSTDSLLFNEVTDDDVSDAEGYFDMQCNQVFIGMVTMQYQAQSDMVELIERLERSCIRFVHFSKENELRSRVFSEKMGLESGWNCHISLMSENHHSGTISSSKALSMSAPGAINVEHSTVKFDDETKKTRHSITTHSGLKQLQRDSITTSQASTDSLLDGAAPEPGESPPDACRSLSCLTDSTDHSAPLNFDMSNRAKLPRGIENIRPHIEQVDNVPLLVSLFTDCTANSVQRMIQIMQDYGEVVCVMGSTANCQNMEIFMQADASIAVEPLYPVLCQKMPPYQVPRDCIGPIDLARSLNSVPCSLSMSRDADVSLFALITMSRHFTMCLWNSTQFWICSSCFLSLLQLGSVAVFGAGALSAGGAAGGSLAGALLAAALSFAPPRAALVLRAATRPALAFNARMALFVFWCYACKFLPSAISILVLYGLTLRSFCEQIASFTNTTSCWLIYPVNVGNYSSSQDLSLKSWHGWGDDFYDGFYLAQHITLALITLHLIVISLSFIHRHSSIWQGRFWTNWVWCVTVAFILMVQSVYSAIMLRGSYGACAAWAACALRLAVRAPLLAAYAASLLLVFALNELIKWQELKVDARNQRRARLDFGTKLGMNSPF, encoded by the exons atggatgAAAACAGCAAACAAAATCTGGGATACTCAACTAAAACAGCTCTTATAAAATTACGCGATGACATTCGAACCGTTATTGAAGAACATAAACAGAAAAATCGCATGgg ATTTGGAATTGTGCGTAACATTATATCATTTTCATCTGAGAAAGTTTTGTTATCAGGAATTGCATATACTgtcacaataattaatataatttgcctAATATTGACATATCTATTTGGTGAAACTTTATTGGCCGAAGGGTACTTATTATGGgaagcattatttttatttattttacttgctattaatttcttaatagcTTTTAATGAAGAATACATATACAACAACGAAATACCTCATCGAGTTAAGAAAGTATTGG AAACTCTTGATGAAGCTATTGAAAAGTGCCTATGGAGGGAAAATCATTACCCACACTTATGTGCACCGTTTTCTCCATGTGTAATACTGCAGTGGACTTATAGGGATG GTGTTGTTGTTAATCTGCCCTGGGCCCTTCTGGTGGAAGGTGATACTGTTGTCCTCAGGCCAGGACAGGAGGCTCCAGGGCACTGTAAAGGCTTACAGCCTGATGATCCAGAACTTTTTTTTGGACAAATTTTTTTATCAGGATCACag GCAAAAGACCACTTCAGTATGCCACGAGTCCGTGCACCACATCTCAACAAAGCATACAAGATGTGTGAAACAccctttttaaaaaatctaaaattagcCTTGGAACAAGCTTCCACTAGGCCGGTAACAGTGTTTGAAAAACAGAGATATTTG TGCACAGTAAAAATTTTAGAAGGCATAGTATTACCACTCGTAATATTGTTAATGGTGGTGACTAGTTTGATACGTTACTTATACCACTTGCCCGGAGTGACGCACTGGACTGAAGTATACTTTCTACAGATCATTGCCGCCTCACTGCCCTTATTGCAAATTGTTTTTCCCATTGCTTGGGTAACACTCAACTGCTATGGATTAGCTAG ATTTAAACTATTATCAGAGACAGGACAGAAGTATATTCGTCCAAAATCATGTTCTATATCAGAAGATGCAAGCGATCCATTAATACAAGCACTCAGTGAGTCTAATCTCAAACCGCAAGCATTGAGAACTTTAGGAAAGACTTTCTGGAACATTCTTATTGGAAGAGAAGATATGGTGACTAGAACTGCCAACATTGTTCATGTATTGGGCTCATTATCG GCTCTTTGTTGTGTGGATAAGAAAGGTATACTGTCATGGCCGAATCCAACAGCAGAAAAAGTATTCTTCTTAAGAAACTCGAGTCCCTTGTCCCACAACTCGAGTAAGACAAGCCTCAACGGGTCCATGGGACACCAGAGCCAGACGAATTTAAACCAAGATGGTGATGTTAAACAGAACCCTGAACCATCCACAATTGTTGAA GTGCTGGACCTGACGCACGACCAGAACGCGCCGTTCCGCGTGGAGTTCGACGAGCAGCGCTGGCGCACCCACCTGGCGCGCCTCAAGCCGCTGGGCCTGGCCGCGCTGCTCAACAcgtgcgcgcgcgcgccgcgacACACGTACGCGCACTTCTGCGCGCACCTCACGTGCGAGGCGCACCACAG TGAGGACCTCGTTCCCGTGACGAACAGACGCTGTCTGTGCGAGCTAGCCAAGCAGATCGGTTTTACGGATGCGGTCGCAGAGTCTTATGACGTACAAGAATGCTTAGCCGTTTTTCGACACCTG CAAGCAGATACAATTCGGCGGGAGACACGGTTCGTCCGGTCGCTACACCTGAGCACGCGCGTGAAAGTTCCTCTGCCACATATGTTGGCTGTCATCGTGAAAGATCAATCCAATCAACTGCAGATGCTCACACAG GGAACCGCTGATATAATCCTGGACTCGTGCGTGGACTACTGGAACGGACGAGACCTAACACCGATCTCGCCGTCCGATCGCAAGAAGATCATCGATTTCTACCAACGGAACTCGCTAACGGCCTACTGCACAGCCTTCGCCTACAA GCCGCTGACGCGCGGCGTGTCCCCGGCGCTGGCGCGGCAGTACCTCGAGCTGCCGGCCGACAGCCGCGCGCTGTTCGCGCACGCGCAGCGCGCCTCCGCGCCGCACTGGGCCGACGCCGCCGCGCTGCACTTCCACTCCACCG ATTCGTTGCTGTTTAATGAAGTCACGGACGACGACGTCAGCGACGCCGAAGGATATTTCGACATGCAATGTAATCAG GTATTTATAGGTATGGTGACGATGCAGTACCAGGCGCAGAGCGACATGGTGGAACTTATAGAGCGTTTAGAGCGCTCCTGCATCCGCTTCGTGCATTTCAGCAAGGAGAACGAGCTGCGCTCACGCGTCTTCAGCGAGAAGATGGGCCTCGAGTCCGGCTGGAACTGTCACATATCGCTCATGAGTGAAAACCACCACAG TGGCACCATATCATCGTCCAAGGCGCTGTCAATGTCCGCACCAGGAGCGATTAACGTTGAGCACAGTACTGTTAAGTTTGATGATGAGACCAAGAAAACGAGGCATTCGATCACCACGCACAGCGGATTGAAG CAGCTGCAGCGCGACAGTATAACGACGAGCCAAGCTTCGACAGACTCGCTATTAGACGGAGCGGCCCCAGAACCTGGGGAATCCCCGCCTGACGCATGCCGTTCGCTATCCTGCCTCACGGACTCAACTGATCACTCCGCGCCGCTTAACTTCGACATGAGTAATCGG GCAAAACTGCCGCGAGGTATTGAAAACATTCGGCCTCATATAGAGCAAGTGGACAACGTACCACTACTGGTGTCACTATTCACAGACTGCACAGCTAATTCCGTTCAGCGAATGATTCAGATTATGCAG gatTACGGCGAGGTGGTGTGCGTAATGGGGTCGACAGCTAACTGCCAAAATATGGAGATTTTTATGCAAGCTGATGCTAG CATAGCAGTTGAGCCGCTATATCCAGTTTTATGCCAAAAGATGCCGCCATATCAAGTACCGCGAGACTGCATTGGACCGATTGATTTAGCGAGGTCACTGAACTCTGTACCGTGCTCCCTATCg ATGTCTCGTGACGCGGACGTGTCGCTGTTCGCACTCATCACCATGTCAAGACACTTCACCATGTGTCTTTGGAACAGCACGCAGTTCTGGATCTGCAGCTCCTGCTTCCTATCGTTGTTACAG CTGGGCTCGGTGGCGGTGTTCGGCGCGGGCGCGCtgagcgcgggcggcgcggcgggcggctcGCTGGCGGGCGCGCTGCTGGCGGCCGCGCTCAGCTTCGcgccgccgcgcgccgcgctcGTGCTGCGCGCCGCCACGCGCCCCGCGCTCGCCTTCAACGCGAGG ATGGCGCTGTTCGTTTTCTGGTGTTACGCGTGCAAGTTTTTACCTTCAGCGATTTCGATCCTAGTACTATATGGACTAACATTACGAAGCTTCTGCGAGCAGATAGCATCTTTTACGAATACCACCTCGTGTTGGCTGATATATCCGGTCAATGTTGGGAACTACTCGAGCAGTCAAGACTTATCGTTAAAGAGCTGGCACGGGTGGGGTGATGATTTCTACGACGGGTTTTATTTAGCGCAGCACATAACACTGGCGTTGATAACTTTGCATTTAA TTGTGATATCATTGTCGTTTATACATCGACATTCTTCCATCTGGCAGGGAAGATTCTGGACAAATTGGGTGTGGTGTGTGACTGTGGCATTTAT ATTAATGGTCCAAAGCGTGTACAGCGCGATCATGCTGCGCGGCTCGTACGGCGCGTGCGCGGCGTGGGCGGCGTGCGCGCTGCGGCTGGCGGTGCGCGCGCCGCTGCTGGCCGCCTACGCCGCCTCGCTGCTGCTCGTGTTCGCGCTCAACGAGCTCATCAAGTGGCAGGAGCTCAA AGTTGACGCGCGAAATCAAAGACGGGCTCGATTAGACTTTGGAACCAAATTGGGGATGAACTCGCCGTTTTAG
- the LOC126770737 gene encoding dual specificity mitogen-activated protein kinase kinase 6, with product MSGRRKPPPPGFSFKPQEEQVNVTPPRNLDKQTTITVDDKTFTVHADDLVKICDLGRGAYGIVEKMHHRPSNTIMAVKRITASFNTQSLELKRLLMDLDVSMRASACPYTVHFYGAMFREGDVWICMEVMDMSLDKFYTKVYKNNKTITENILGKIAFSVVSALHYLYSKLRVIHRDVKPSNILINRKGEVKMCDFGISGYLVDSVAKTIDAGCKPYMAPERIDPSGNPGQYDIRSDVWSLGISMIELATGKFPYNTWGTPFEQLKQVVKDDPPSLPNGQFTPEFEDMITKCLKKDYKQRPNYDALLTHPFCQEHSQKETDVASFVQEILDLPDDS from the exons ATGTCCGGCCGGAGAAAACCACCACCACCAGGGTTCAGTTTTAAACCCCAAGAAGAACAAGTTAATgt AACTCCTCCAAGGAACCTAGACAAACAAACCACTATCACTGTGGATGATAAAACTTTTACCGTTCATGCGGATGACTTGGTCAAGATATGTGATCTTGGGCGTGGAGCATATGGCATTGTAGAGAAGATGCACCACAGACCCAGTAATACTATAATGGCTGTTaag AGAATAACAGCATCATTTAACACTCAATCACTGGAGCTTAAGCGTTTGTTGATGGATCTTGATGTTTCAATGAGAGCCAGTGCATGTCCTTACACAGTACATTTCTATGGTGCCATGTTCCGAGAGGGTGATGTGTGGATCTGCATGGAAGTTATGGATATGAGCCTTGATAAGTTCTACACTAAGGTATACAAGAATAATAAGACTATAACAGAAAATATTCTTGGCAAAATTGCATTTTCAGTTGTAAGTGCTCTACACTACCTCTATTCAAAACTGAGGGTCATACATAGAGATGTAAAACCttccaatattttaataaatcgaaaAGGAGAAGTGAAGATGTGCGACTTTGGCATTTCAGGATATTTAGTAGACTCTGTAGCAAAGACTATTGATGCAGGATGTAAGCCATATATGGCACCTGAACGTATCGACCCAAGTGGCAATCCGGGTCAGTATGATATTCGTAGTGATGTTTGGTCTCTAGGAATATCTATGATTGAACTTGCTACAGGTAAATTTCCCTACAACACATGGGGTACACCGTTTGAGCAACTAAAGCAAGTTGTTAAAGATGATCCTCCAAGTCTTCCAAATGGACAATTTACACCTGAGTTTGAAGATATGATCACCAAATGTCTCAAGAAAGACTACAAACAGAGACCTAATTATGACGCTCTGCTGACCCATCCATTCTGTCAAGAGCATAGTCAAAAAGAAACAGATGTGGCTTCCTTTGTCCAAGAAATATTAGACTTACCCGATGATTCCTAG
- the LOC126770736 gene encoding transmembrane protein 94 isoform X1, with translation MDENSKQNLGYSTKTALIKLRDDIRTVIEEHKQKNRMGFGIVRNIISFSSEKVLLSGIAYTVTIINIICLILTYLFGETLLAEGYLLWEALFLFILLAINFLIAFNEEYIYNNEIPHRVKKVLETLDEAIEKCLWRENHYPHLCAPFSPCVILQWTYRDGVVVNLPWALLVEGDTVVLRPGQEAPGHCKGLQPDDPELFFGQIFLSGSQAKDHFSMPRVRAPHLNKAYKMCETPFLKNLKLALEQASTRPVTVFEKQRYLCTVKILEGIVLPLVILLMVVTSLIRYLYHLPGVTHWTEVYFLQIIAASLPLLQIVFPIAWVTLNCYGLARFKLLSETGQKYIRPKSCSISEDASDPLIQALSESNLKPQALRTLGKTFWNILIGREDMVTRTANIVHVLGSLSALCCVDKKGILSWPNPTAEKVFFLRNSSPLSHNSSKTSLNGSMGHQSQTNLNQDGDVKQNPEPSTIVEVLDLTHDQNAPFRVEFDEQRWRTHLARLKPLGLAALLNTCARAPRHTYAHFCAHLTCEAHHSEDLVPVTNRRCLCELAKQIGFTDAVAESYDVQECLAVFRHLQADTIRRETRFVRSLHLSTRVKVPLPHMLAVIVKDQSNQLQMLTQGTADIILDSCVDYWNGRDLTPISPSDRKKIIDFYQRNSLTAYCTAFAYKPLTRGVSPALARQYLELPADSRALFAHAQRASAPHWADAAALHFHSTDSLLFNEVTDDDVSDAEGYFDMQCNQVFIGMVTMQYQAQSDMVELIERLERSCIRFVHFSKENELRSRVFSEKMGLESGWNCHISLMSENHHSKPVSPLSSQTLRGRHNTASQLTRPDTGDAFTFGGTISSSKALSMSAPGAINVEHSTVKFDDETKKTRHSITTHSGLKQLQRDSITTSQASTDSLLDGAAPEPGESPPDACRSLSCLTDSTDHSAPLNFDMSNRAKLPRGIENIRPHIEQVDNVPLLVSLFTDCTANSVQRMIQIMQDYGEVVCVMGSTANCQNMEIFMQADASIAVEPLYPVLCQKMPPYQVPRDCIGPIDLARSLNSVPCSLSMSRDADVSLFALITMSRHFTMCLWNSTQFWICSSCFLSLLQLGSVAVFGAGALSAGGAAGGSLAGALLAAALSFAPPRAALVLRAATRPALAFNARMALFVFWCYACKFLPSAISILVLYGLTLRSFCEQIASFTNTTSCWLIYPVNVGNYSSSQDLSLKSWHGWGDDFYDGFYLAQHITLALITLHLIVISLSFIHRHSSIWQGRFWTNWVWCVTVAFILMVQSVYSAIMLRGSYGACAAWAACALRLAVRAPLLAAYAASLLLVFALNELIKWQELKVDARNQRRARLDFGTKLGMNSPF, from the exons atggatgAAAACAGCAAACAAAATCTGGGATACTCAACTAAAACAGCTCTTATAAAATTACGCGATGACATTCGAACCGTTATTGAAGAACATAAACAGAAAAATCGCATGgg ATTTGGAATTGTGCGTAACATTATATCATTTTCATCTGAGAAAGTTTTGTTATCAGGAATTGCATATACTgtcacaataattaatataatttgcctAATATTGACATATCTATTTGGTGAAACTTTATTGGCCGAAGGGTACTTATTATGGgaagcattatttttatttattttacttgctattaatttcttaatagcTTTTAATGAAGAATACATATACAACAACGAAATACCTCATCGAGTTAAGAAAGTATTGG AAACTCTTGATGAAGCTATTGAAAAGTGCCTATGGAGGGAAAATCATTACCCACACTTATGTGCACCGTTTTCTCCATGTGTAATACTGCAGTGGACTTATAGGGATG GTGTTGTTGTTAATCTGCCCTGGGCCCTTCTGGTGGAAGGTGATACTGTTGTCCTCAGGCCAGGACAGGAGGCTCCAGGGCACTGTAAAGGCTTACAGCCTGATGATCCAGAACTTTTTTTTGGACAAATTTTTTTATCAGGATCACag GCAAAAGACCACTTCAGTATGCCACGAGTCCGTGCACCACATCTCAACAAAGCATACAAGATGTGTGAAACAccctttttaaaaaatctaaaattagcCTTGGAACAAGCTTCCACTAGGCCGGTAACAGTGTTTGAAAAACAGAGATATTTG TGCACAGTAAAAATTTTAGAAGGCATAGTATTACCACTCGTAATATTGTTAATGGTGGTGACTAGTTTGATACGTTACTTATACCACTTGCCCGGAGTGACGCACTGGACTGAAGTATACTTTCTACAGATCATTGCCGCCTCACTGCCCTTATTGCAAATTGTTTTTCCCATTGCTTGGGTAACACTCAACTGCTATGGATTAGCTAG ATTTAAACTATTATCAGAGACAGGACAGAAGTATATTCGTCCAAAATCATGTTCTATATCAGAAGATGCAAGCGATCCATTAATACAAGCACTCAGTGAGTCTAATCTCAAACCGCAAGCATTGAGAACTTTAGGAAAGACTTTCTGGAACATTCTTATTGGAAGAGAAGATATGGTGACTAGAACTGCCAACATTGTTCATGTATTGGGCTCATTATCG GCTCTTTGTTGTGTGGATAAGAAAGGTATACTGTCATGGCCGAATCCAACAGCAGAAAAAGTATTCTTCTTAAGAAACTCGAGTCCCTTGTCCCACAACTCGAGTAAGACAAGCCTCAACGGGTCCATGGGACACCAGAGCCAGACGAATTTAAACCAAGATGGTGATGTTAAACAGAACCCTGAACCATCCACAATTGTTGAA GTGCTGGACCTGACGCACGACCAGAACGCGCCGTTCCGCGTGGAGTTCGACGAGCAGCGCTGGCGCACCCACCTGGCGCGCCTCAAGCCGCTGGGCCTGGCCGCGCTGCTCAACAcgtgcgcgcgcgcgccgcgacACACGTACGCGCACTTCTGCGCGCACCTCACGTGCGAGGCGCACCACAG TGAGGACCTCGTTCCCGTGACGAACAGACGCTGTCTGTGCGAGCTAGCCAAGCAGATCGGTTTTACGGATGCGGTCGCAGAGTCTTATGACGTACAAGAATGCTTAGCCGTTTTTCGACACCTG CAAGCAGATACAATTCGGCGGGAGACACGGTTCGTCCGGTCGCTACACCTGAGCACGCGCGTGAAAGTTCCTCTGCCACATATGTTGGCTGTCATCGTGAAAGATCAATCCAATCAACTGCAGATGCTCACACAG GGAACCGCTGATATAATCCTGGACTCGTGCGTGGACTACTGGAACGGACGAGACCTAACACCGATCTCGCCGTCCGATCGCAAGAAGATCATCGATTTCTACCAACGGAACTCGCTAACGGCCTACTGCACAGCCTTCGCCTACAA GCCGCTGACGCGCGGCGTGTCCCCGGCGCTGGCGCGGCAGTACCTCGAGCTGCCGGCCGACAGCCGCGCGCTGTTCGCGCACGCGCAGCGCGCCTCCGCGCCGCACTGGGCCGACGCCGCCGCGCTGCACTTCCACTCCACCG ATTCGTTGCTGTTTAATGAAGTCACGGACGACGACGTCAGCGACGCCGAAGGATATTTCGACATGCAATGTAATCAG GTATTTATAGGTATGGTGACGATGCAGTACCAGGCGCAGAGCGACATGGTGGAACTTATAGAGCGTTTAGAGCGCTCCTGCATCCGCTTCGTGCATTTCAGCAAGGAGAACGAGCTGCGCTCACGCGTCTTCAGCGAGAAGATGGGCCTCGAGTCCGGCTGGAACTGTCACATATCGCTCATGAGTGAAAACCACCACAG CAAGCCGGTTTCGCCGCTGTCATCTCAGACTCTGCGAGGCCGCCATAACACCGCCTCGCAACTCACTAGGCCCGATACGGGCGACGCCTTTACTTTTGG TGGCACCATATCATCGTCCAAGGCGCTGTCAATGTCCGCACCAGGAGCGATTAACGTTGAGCACAGTACTGTTAAGTTTGATGATGAGACCAAGAAAACGAGGCATTCGATCACCACGCACAGCGGATTGAAG CAGCTGCAGCGCGACAGTATAACGACGAGCCAAGCTTCGACAGACTCGCTATTAGACGGAGCGGCCCCAGAACCTGGGGAATCCCCGCCTGACGCATGCCGTTCGCTATCCTGCCTCACGGACTCAACTGATCACTCCGCGCCGCTTAACTTCGACATGAGTAATCGG GCAAAACTGCCGCGAGGTATTGAAAACATTCGGCCTCATATAGAGCAAGTGGACAACGTACCACTACTGGTGTCACTATTCACAGACTGCACAGCTAATTCCGTTCAGCGAATGATTCAGATTATGCAG gatTACGGCGAGGTGGTGTGCGTAATGGGGTCGACAGCTAACTGCCAAAATATGGAGATTTTTATGCAAGCTGATGCTAG CATAGCAGTTGAGCCGCTATATCCAGTTTTATGCCAAAAGATGCCGCCATATCAAGTACCGCGAGACTGCATTGGACCGATTGATTTAGCGAGGTCACTGAACTCTGTACCGTGCTCCCTATCg ATGTCTCGTGACGCGGACGTGTCGCTGTTCGCACTCATCACCATGTCAAGACACTTCACCATGTGTCTTTGGAACAGCACGCAGTTCTGGATCTGCAGCTCCTGCTTCCTATCGTTGTTACAG CTGGGCTCGGTGGCGGTGTTCGGCGCGGGCGCGCtgagcgcgggcggcgcggcgggcggctcGCTGGCGGGCGCGCTGCTGGCGGCCGCGCTCAGCTTCGcgccgccgcgcgccgcgctcGTGCTGCGCGCCGCCACGCGCCCCGCGCTCGCCTTCAACGCGAGG ATGGCGCTGTTCGTTTTCTGGTGTTACGCGTGCAAGTTTTTACCTTCAGCGATTTCGATCCTAGTACTATATGGACTAACATTACGAAGCTTCTGCGAGCAGATAGCATCTTTTACGAATACCACCTCGTGTTGGCTGATATATCCGGTCAATGTTGGGAACTACTCGAGCAGTCAAGACTTATCGTTAAAGAGCTGGCACGGGTGGGGTGATGATTTCTACGACGGGTTTTATTTAGCGCAGCACATAACACTGGCGTTGATAACTTTGCATTTAA TTGTGATATCATTGTCGTTTATACATCGACATTCTTCCATCTGGCAGGGAAGATTCTGGACAAATTGGGTGTGGTGTGTGACTGTGGCATTTAT ATTAATGGTCCAAAGCGTGTACAGCGCGATCATGCTGCGCGGCTCGTACGGCGCGTGCGCGGCGTGGGCGGCGTGCGCGCTGCGGCTGGCGGTGCGCGCGCCGCTGCTGGCCGCCTACGCCGCCTCGCTGCTGCTCGTGTTCGCGCTCAACGAGCTCATCAAGTGGCAGGAGCTCAA AGTTGACGCGCGAAATCAAAGACGGGCTCGATTAGACTTTGGAACCAAATTGGGGATGAACTCGCCGTTTTAG